In the genome of Aspergillus flavus chromosome 8, complete sequence, one region contains:
- a CDS encoding uncharacterized protein (of unknown function-domain containing protein), which translates to MASLNLFSRIESPSEQEKQIFAILDEYAQPSSSTTASTAAQSIHEFAAPLLSDSQADGLENLLWQFWNIVINVARQIPCDSPSQERLVELVKALTEIPPTTIQIWGNDTKLWVDLPLLGPEMREAWNLNPTGNEAEEKIKEWINLNSFVARLLSISLAPWTVLGVWALRDALEEESSGRKVECDIAVAKEWLQHGGPVLRQQTLAAENKEERIMAGGTLYQGPAKLCPERWNFWKERLSQISDQGGDVGKVASTTKTAMDQLEDN; encoded by the exons ATGGCCTCTCTAAATTTGTTTTCGAGGATCGAATCGCCTTCAGAGCAGGAGAAACAAATCTTTGCGATATTGGATGAATATGCCCAACCTTCCAGCTCAACCACAGCTTCGACAGCGGCACAGAGTATCCATGAATTCGCAGCTCCACTCCTGTCGGATTCTCAAGCGGACGGTCTAGAGAACCTGCTTTGGCAATTCTGGAATATCGTTATCAATGTCGCGAGACAGATTCCATGTGATAGCCCGTCGCAGGAGCGGTTGGTGGAACTTGTGAAGGCGTTGACCGAGATACCACCTACGACGATACAGATTTGGGGC AATGATACCAAGCTCTGGGTGGACCTACCACTTCTGGGGCCTGAGATGAGAGAAGCTTGGAACC TCAATCCAACAGGCAACGAAGCCGaagagaaaatcaaagaatggATCAACCTTAATTCTTTCGTCGCACGTCTACTCAGCATCAGCCTTGCACCATGGACCGTTCTCGGCGTATGGGCTCTCCGCGATGCTCTCGAGGAAGAATCGTCGGGGAGGAAGGTGGAATGCGACATTGCTGTGGCTAAGGAATGGCTCCAACATGGTGGGCCTGTTTTGCGACAGCAGACTCTGGCTGcagagaacaaggaagagcGGATTATGGCTGGTGGAACATTGTACCAGGGACCAGCCAAGCTGTGCCCTGAACGATGGAACTTCTGGAAGGAGCGTCTGAGTCAGATCAGCGATCAGGGGGGTGACGTTGGAAAGGTTGCGAGTACAACGAAGACGGCGATGGATCAGCTGgaagataattaa
- a CDS encoding putative short-chain dehydrogenase, which produces MSTTSSTFKSSSGANCHPTALEIIQNNGLEGKLQDKVILITGCSSGIGIDTARALSVTGATLYLTARDLKKAEQALGDLIEKPNVHLLTLNLNSLASVRACAEEFLSKSSQLNVLINNAGVMATPEGRTQDGFETQFGTNHLGHFTLFYLLKPILLASSTPEFNSRVVNVSSLAHRYGEPVFDNINLEGIYEPWRAYGQSKTANIWTANEIERRYGSQGLHAFSVHPGGIRTGLQQYVPKEQKDAWDQDDAISSVWKTSEHGAATTVWAAVAKELEGKGGKYLEDCQIAEKYDPSTGTAGKGYAPWVYDEAKQAKLWEMSLNLAGLHV; this is translated from the coding sequence ATGTCTACCACCAGCAGCACTTTCAAAAGCTCCAGCGGTGCCAATTGCCATCCCACCGCTTTGGAGATCATTCAGAACAATGGTTTAGAAGGAAAACTCCAGGACAAAGTTATCCTCATCACTGGCTGCTCGTCAGGCATCGGCATCGACACAGCCCGTGCCCTGTCCGTCACCGGGGCTACCCTCTATCTCACCGCGCGTGAtttgaagaaggccgaaCAAGCGTTAGGGGACCTCATCGAGAAACCCAACGTCCATCTCCTGACCCTAAACCTCAACTCGCTGGCCAGTGTCCGAGCCTGTGCGGAAGAGTTCTTGTCCAAGAGCTCCCAATTGAATGTCCTGATTAACAATGCAGGAGTCATGGCGACACCGGAGGGTCGGACGCAAGATGGGTTCGAAACTCAATTCGGTACCAATCACTTAGGCCATTTTACCCTTTTCTACCTGTTGAAGCCTATCCTGCTGGCTTCCTCAACCCCGGAGTTCAACTCGCGTGTTGTCAATGTCTCTTCCCTGGCGCATCGTTATGGTGAACCTGTTTTTGATAATATCAATCTGGAGGGAATCTACGAACCGTGGAGAGCATATGGTCAGAGCAAGACGGCAAACATCTGGACGGCCAATGAGATCGAGAGGCGATATGGGTCCCAGGGCCTTCATGCTTTTAGTGTTCACCCTGGTGGCATTAGGACTGGGCTACAGCAGTATGTTCCCAAGGAACAGAAGGACGCATGGGATCAGGATGATGCGATATCGAGTGTGTGGAAAACTTCGGAGCACGGGGCTGCTACCACTGTTTGGGCGGCGGTAGCAAAGGAGTTAGAAGGAAAGGGCGGGAAATATCTTGAAGATTGTCAAATTGCAGAGAAATACGACCCGAGCACTGGGACTGCTGGAAAGGGATATGCGCCGTGGGTGTATGATGAGGCAAAACAGGCGAAGTTGTGGGAAATGTCATTGAACTTGGCAGGGTTACATGTCTAA